One Borreliella chilensis DNA window includes the following coding sequences:
- a CDS encoding 50S ribosomal protein L11 yields the protein MAKKKAISWIKLQVPAAQAAPGAKIGQALGPHGVSGPQFVKEFNERTSKMDPGIVVPVIITVYSDKSFSFIVKTPPASVLIKKAIGIESGSKKSNTDKVGTISKEKLMEIAKIKMPDLNAKSESAAFKIIAGSARSMGVEVEK from the coding sequence ATGGCCAAAAAAAAAGCAATTTCTTGGATTAAATTGCAGGTTCCAGCTGCTCAAGCAGCTCCTGGAGCTAAAATAGGACAAGCTCTTGGACCTCATGGAGTTAGTGGTCCTCAGTTTGTAAAAGAATTTAATGAGAGAACCTCAAAGATGGATCCCGGTATTGTGGTTCCTGTTATTATTACTGTTTATAGCGACAAAAGTTTTTCTTTTATTGTAAAGACCCCGCCCGCTTCGGTTTTAATTAAAAAAGCTATTGGGATAGAGTCAGGATCTAAAAAATCCAATACTGATAAAGTTGGAACTATATCAAAAGAAAAATTGATGGAGATAGCAAAAATTAAAATGCCTGATTTAAATGCAAAATCAGAATCAGCAGCGTTTAAAATTATTGCTGGAAGTGCACGTTCAATGGGTGTTGAGGTAGAGAAATAA
- a CDS encoding ankyrin produces the protein MRKELIILLLLLQIIANLNSTKTDTIDSIVKELQKNLYTFNSKEYQSNKDTLNNFINSININDKKTLQNLGKIKNALFITSAFLNNKKGVLIALNLGAEINFKYKISPISISIINNEFEIIKILVDYGINLNQIDETGHSPIFWAIYTNNEKAFEFLKESGADLSSTLENRKTPMQAAIETENIKLIKSLAKKKIYIDDKYIKELKTLKNKEITRILTK, from the coding sequence ATGAGAAAAGAACTCATTATACTTTTACTGCTATTGCAAATAATAGCAAATTTAAATTCAACCAAGACCGATACAATCGATTCAATAGTAAAAGAATTGCAAAAAAATTTATACACTTTCAATAGCAAGGAATATCAAAGCAATAAAGACACTTTAAATAACTTTATAAATTCAATAAACATAAATGACAAAAAAACCTTACAAAATCTAGGAAAAATTAAAAATGCTCTTTTTATAACATCTGCATTTTTAAACAATAAAAAAGGCGTTTTAATTGCGCTAAATCTTGGAGCAGAAATAAACTTTAAATATAAAATATCTCCAATTTCAATTTCAATAATAAATAATGAATTTGAAATAATAAAAATATTGGTAGATTATGGGATTAACCTTAATCAAATAGACGAAACCGGTCATTCTCCAATATTTTGGGCAATATATACTAATAACGAAAAAGCATTTGAATTTTTAAAAGAAAGCGGAGCTGACTTAAGTTCTACACTTGAAAATAGAAAAACACCAATGCAAGCCGCAATAGAAACAGAAAATATAAAATTAATTAAGTCTCTAGCAAAGAAAAAAATCTACATTGATGACAAATACATAAAAGAACTTAAAACACTTAAAAACAAAGAAATAACTAGGATTCTAACAAAATAG
- a CDS encoding lipoprotein yields MNLLFGIANFFLILLLFVSCKQKQSEIQNLTYLLKSSNKNGLDRFLIIDRVVNIYIANKNHEDALKIVNSGIINDESREYYPLYLYLMGNIYCSMGEDFVAFSIYKNIVDNFGDYVYENYSVKTRVAKKIINLNIDSIDKIDYYKFILNKEIDNLNNEEKGNYFYNLALGLEDIQDYDESYFYYKKFLSIPRSYLKIDSRDYFNVVTKINYFNNPDFVVYRNLGDLIQDVKNFVLSGNTTKLLNIRDKNNFFIQSWDQKGGKSNSINTNSFLTTMIRLGGRRKNGIQFANHLEADSSDDISYLESSGWDHIREWYFVFKRIAYPKDPEINNGWTWIGVYLGKK; encoded by the coding sequence ATGAACCTATTGTTTGGAATTGCTAATTTTTTTTTGATTTTACTTTTATTTGTTTCTTGCAAACAAAAACAAAGTGAGATTCAAAATCTTACCTATCTTTTAAAATCTTCTAATAAAAATGGATTAGATAGGTTTCTCATTATTGATAGGGTGGTTAATATATATATTGCAAATAAAAATCATGAAGATGCCTTAAAAATTGTAAATAGTGGGATTATTAATGATGAGTCTAGAGAGTATTATCCTTTGTATCTTTATTTAATGGGTAATATTTATTGTTCTATGGGAGAAGATTTTGTAGCTTTTAGTATTTACAAGAATATTGTTGACAATTTTGGTGATTATGTTTATGAAAATTACTCAGTGAAAACAAGGGTGGCAAAAAAGATTATTAATTTAAATATTGATTCAATCGATAAGATTGATTATTACAAATTTATATTAAATAAAGAAATTGATAACTTGAATAATGAGGAAAAGGGTAATTATTTTTATAACCTAGCATTGGGCTTAGAAGATATTCAAGATTATGATGAATCTTATTTTTACTATAAAAAATTTCTTTCAATTCCAAGATCATATTTGAAAATAGATTCCAGGGATTATTTTAATGTTGTTACAAAGATTAATTACTTTAATAATCCAGATTTTGTTGTTTATAGAAATTTAGGAGATTTAATCCAAGATGTTAAAAATTTTGTTCTTTCTGGAAATACTACCAAGTTGCTTAATATAAGAGATAAGAATAATTTTTTTATTCAAAGCTGGGATCAAAAGGGTGGAAAAAGTAATTCCATTAATACTAATAGTTTTTTGACTACGATGATTAGACTAGGGGGTAGAAGAAAAAACGGAATACAATTTGCAAACCATCTTGAAGCGGATTCTAGTGATGATATATCTTATCTTGAATCAAGTGGTTGGGATCATATTCGAGAATGGTATTTTGTTTTTAAAAGAATTGCTTATCCGAAAGATCCAGAAATTAATAATGGTTGGACTTGGATAGGTGTATATTTAGGCAAAAAATAG
- a CDS encoding 50S ribosomal protein L10: MSAKVNSKKLEMFDLLKSFIDSKENLFFLDYRGLSVAQLTDLRNKIESEHGALKVVKNNIMKRVLKEKNIDVVDSCLVGPTVVVAALEEANVIAKIFYDFVKSSTLKVKGGFVSGEFYDEAKVQAYSKLPTKKEAISLFASVLKAPVSKLARTLKALADVKN; this comes from the coding sequence ATGAGCGCAAAGGTAAATTCTAAAAAGTTAGAAATGTTTGATTTGTTGAAATCATTTATAGATAGTAAGGAAAATCTTTTTTTCTTGGATTATAGAGGCTTGAGTGTGGCTCAGTTAACAGATCTTAGGAATAAAATAGAAAGCGAACACGGAGCCTTAAAAGTTGTTAAAAACAATATAATGAAGAGAGTTTTAAAAGAAAAAAATATTGATGTTGTTGATTCTTGCTTGGTTGGTCCTACAGTTGTTGTTGCAGCGTTAGAAGAGGCTAATGTAATAGCGAAAATTTTTTATGATTTTGTTAAAAGTAGTACTTTAAAAGTTAAGGGAGGTTTTGTTTCAGGAGAGTTTTATGATGAGGCTAAAGTTCAAGCTTATAGCAAGCTTCCTACCAAAAAAGAGGCTATTTCTTTGTTTGCTAGTGTGTTAAAAGCGCCAGTTTCTAAGCTTGCAAGAACATTGAAAGCTTTGGCCGATGTTAAAAATTAA
- a CDS encoding 50S ribosomal protein L1, with product MSKKGKKYIEAFSKVDKNRFYSIEDAISLLKEIKFVKFDETIDISINLNLKKNHTVRDTVVLPNQFMKPKRILVFAKGDRADEARTFGATYVGDDDLINKIKSGWDEFDIVVATPDMMKDVGRLGPILGKRGLMPNPKTQTVTNNLKDAINSLKKGRTEFRANKNGVISFSFGKSSMDNDKIKENYEEFIKEVVKKRPSDLKGAFIDSVYISSTMGPSIKVDFVWR from the coding sequence ATGTCAAAAAAGGGTAAAAAATATATTGAAGCTTTTTCCAAAGTAGATAAAAACAGATTTTATAGCATTGAAGATGCAATTTCATTGTTGAAGGAAATTAAATTTGTTAAATTTGATGAAACTATAGATATATCTATTAATCTTAATTTAAAGAAAAATCATACTGTTAGAGATACTGTAGTTTTGCCAAATCAGTTTATGAAGCCAAAAAGAATACTTGTTTTTGCAAAAGGTGACCGTGCAGATGAAGCTAGAACCTTTGGTGCAACTTATGTTGGAGATGATGACCTTATAAATAAAATTAAAAGTGGTTGGGATGAATTTGACATTGTTGTTGCGACTCCTGATATGATGAAGGATGTTGGAAGACTTGGTCCTATTTTAGGGAAAAGAGGCTTAATGCCCAATCCAAAGACTCAAACAGTCACAAATAATCTTAAGGATGCGATCAATAGTCTTAAAAAAGGTCGTACAGAATTTAGAGCAAATAAAAATGGTGTGATAAGCTTTTCTTTTGGTAAATCTTCTATGGACAATGACAAGATAAAAGAAAATTATGAGGAATTTATCAAGGAAGTTGTCAAAAAAAGACCAAGTGACTTAAAGGGAGCTTTTATAGATAGTGTTTATATTTCATCTACTATGGGGCCTTCTATAAAAGTTGATTTTGTTTGGAGGTGA
- a CDS encoding antitermination protein NusG, which produces MSRAWYVVQTYSQYEKKIEQDIRLLISEGVFGSVVLDVKAPIEKVEEIRNGKKRIRERKIWPGYILIELDLPEVGWKDVVANIIKVQGVISFVGASKGQRPLPINDEEVKSVFMLTGEIKANKSIFMLYDFEEGERVRIKGGPFDSFEGLISSIDYERKKLKVAVQIFGRSTPVEVDFQHIEKI; this is translated from the coding sequence ATGTCTAGAGCTTGGTATGTAGTTCAAACCTATTCTCAATATGAGAAAAAGATAGAGCAAGACATAAGGCTTTTAATAAGTGAAGGTGTTTTTGGTAGCGTAGTCTTAGATGTTAAGGCTCCTATTGAAAAAGTAGAAGAGATAAGAAATGGCAAGAAAAGAATAAGAGAGAGGAAAATTTGGCCAGGTTATATTCTTATTGAGTTAGATCTTCCAGAAGTAGGCTGGAAAGATGTTGTTGCTAATATTATTAAAGTTCAAGGTGTTATTAGTTTTGTTGGGGCCAGTAAGGGGCAAAGACCTTTACCTATTAATGATGAAGAAGTAAAAAGTGTTTTTATGCTTACTGGTGAGATTAAAGCAAATAAGTCTATTTTTATGCTTTATGATTTTGAAGAAGGAGAAAGGGTTAGAATTAAAGGTGGACCTTTTGATTCTTTTGAAGGACTTATTAGTTCTATTGATTATGAAAGAAAGAAATTAAAAGTTGCAGTTCAAATTTTTGGAAGGTCAACGCCTGTTGAAGTTGATTTCCAACATATAGAAAAAATTTAA
- a CDS encoding membrane protein codes for MNFLKLLFRCLFLLYSNVSVITDEIAETSVHRIIDWDRKVICFDIIKEINENEFRPVGLNTASKLIATINDFKDTLIRESLFKIIMDSENTFKNYFDLNPSLILNFSGPNSILKRSYIKYSEDLRSLTVRYELSLFPDFINLFFSHEEPYKTFYPLVNSDVDKTDYTGIVIYVGEVYSNAFGSKKLEDSFFIKIYDENIRPYFDKRMVSPEALRKWGMLEYSNDLLYNNKNRVGYRPLKLVAKNIYGKNNTDIILDEYSINKLFSNSNNIKLLQDGKLVVIK; via the coding sequence GTGAATTTTCTTAAATTGCTTTTTAGGTGTTTATTTCTGCTTTATTCTAATGTTTCTGTAATAACAGATGAAATTGCTGAGACAAGTGTGCATAGAATAATTGATTGGGATAGGAAAGTTATTTGCTTTGATATTATTAAGGAAATAAATGAGAATGAATTTAGACCAGTAGGCTTGAATACAGCATCTAAATTAATAGCAACCATTAATGATTTTAAAGATACTTTAATACGAGAGTCTCTTTTTAAGATAATTATGGATTCTGAGAATACTTTTAAGAATTATTTTGACTTGAATCCCAGCTTAATACTTAATTTTTCAGGTCCCAATAGCATTTTGAAAAGATCTTATATAAAATATTCAGAAGATTTAAGAAGCCTAACTGTTAGATATGAGCTTAGTCTTTTTCCCGATTTTATAAATTTATTTTTTTCACATGAAGAGCCCTATAAAACTTTTTATCCGTTAGTAAATTCTGATGTTGACAAAACTGATTATACAGGAATTGTTATTTATGTAGGTGAAGTCTATAGCAATGCTTTTGGCTCTAAAAAATTAGAAGATTCTTTTTTTATAAAAATTTATGATGAAAATATTAGGCCATATTTTGATAAGAGGATGGTTTCTCCAGAAGCTTTAAGAAAATGGGGCATGCTTGAGTATAGTAATGATCTTCTTTATAATAATAAAAATAGGGTTGGATATCGTCCTTTAAAATTAGTTGCTAAGAATATTTATGGCAAAAACAACACAGACATTATACTTGATGAGTATTCTATTAATAAGTTGTTTTCAAATAGTAACAATATTAAACTTTTGCAAGACGGAAAACTTGTTGTAATAAAGTGA
- a CDS encoding DNA-directed RNA polymerase subunit beta gives MIKRVHLGQGRADEILDLPNLIEIQLNSYEKFLQLDKLKNKKPLLNEGLESVFRNIFPIKSGNGDVALEYERYYIEKDALDFTEKECKRKGQSYEAVLKVRLNLQFLTTGEIRQKDVYMGTIPLMTERGTFIINGAERVVVSQIHRSPGVVFYKEKDLYSARIIPYRGSWLEFEIDSKKDYLYVKIDRKKRILITLFLRALGFDTREKIIETFYNIKKIKVEDVTKRDLPGQYLAKSISIRENMYYRAGDKITLQDVEDFLQNGVNEIELVDFDGYDAIPGKCFVSSDVILNCLEKEDAFFALKDGSKELSRESVMLAVYSALLPGEPISIDNAENDLKTIFFSERRYDLGRVGRYKLSKKFGFDDLTTSVLTMGDIVNTISHLLRIYEGHDVLDDIDHLGNRRVRSVGELLTNIYKGAMSRVEKIAKDRMSNKEVFNLKPQELISVKPIVSAVKEFFATSQLSQFMDQVNPLAELTHKRRLNALGPGGLSRDRAGFEVRDVHYTHYGRMCPIETPEGPNIGLIVSLATYSRVNDYGFLETPYRKVIDGEVTDELEYLSAIDEEKKCIAQANAAFNSDGKYLEDLVSVRISGDYTTTNPKNIDYMDVSPRQLISVSSALIPFLEHNDANRALMGSNMQRQAVPLLFPKPPIVGTGMESIVAKDSGVVIKAKRSGEVIFATSNKIVIRPFESENSKDVDEYHIVKYERTNQDTCFNQSVLVKEGQEVEKGEIIADGPATRYGELALGNNLLLGVIPWNGFNYEDAILISDRIVKEDLYTSIHIKEFSIEVRETKLGPEKVTGDIPNVSEKILNKLDENGIIRIGTYVKPGDILVGKVTPKSEGDITPEFRLLTSIFGEKAKDVKNNSLKVPHGTEGTVIDVQRITKEDVGNLSPGVEEILKVYVAKKRKLKEGDKMAGRHGNKGVVAKILPVEDMPYLADGTPLDICLNPLGVPSRMNIGQLMESQLGLAGKYLSESYNVPVFESATNEQIQEKLKKAGFNATSKEILYDGYTGEPFENEVMVGVIYMLKLHHLVDDKMHARSTGPYSLVSQQPLGGKAQFGGQRLGEMEVWALEAYGAAHTLQELLTVKSDDMTGRVKIYENIVKGIPTNVSGIPESFNVLMQELRGLGLDLSIYDDNGNQVPLTEKEEELINKN, from the coding sequence ATGATAAAAAGAGTTCATCTGGGACAAGGAAGAGCTGATGAGATTTTAGACTTACCTAACCTGATAGAAATACAATTAAATTCTTATGAAAAATTTTTACAACTTGATAAATTAAAAAATAAAAAGCCTTTACTTAATGAAGGCCTTGAGTCTGTTTTTAGAAATATATTTCCCATTAAAAGCGGCAATGGAGATGTTGCTCTTGAGTATGAAAGATACTATATAGAAAAGGATGCTCTTGATTTTACAGAAAAAGAATGTAAAAGAAAAGGGCAAAGTTATGAAGCTGTTTTAAAAGTAAGACTAAATTTGCAATTTTTGACTACTGGGGAAATAAGGCAAAAAGATGTGTACATGGGAACTATTCCTTTAATGACAGAAAGGGGCACTTTTATTATTAATGGGGCTGAAAGAGTTGTCGTTTCTCAGATTCATAGATCTCCAGGAGTTGTTTTTTATAAAGAAAAAGATTTGTATTCTGCTAGAATAATTCCTTATCGCGGTTCTTGGTTGGAATTTGAGATTGATTCTAAAAAAGATTATCTTTATGTAAAAATAGATAGAAAAAAAAGAATACTCATAACTCTTTTTTTAAGGGCTTTAGGGTTTGATACAAGAGAAAAAATAATAGAGACTTTTTACAACATTAAAAAAATTAAAGTTGAAGACGTTACAAAAAGAGATCTTCCAGGACAATATTTAGCCAAAAGTATTAGTATAAGAGAAAATATGTATTATCGAGCAGGAGATAAGATAACACTACAAGATGTTGAAGACTTTTTACAAAATGGAGTAAATGAAATAGAGCTTGTTGATTTTGATGGTTATGATGCTATTCCTGGAAAGTGCTTTGTAAGTTCAGATGTTATTTTAAATTGTCTTGAGAAAGAGGATGCTTTTTTTGCCTTAAAAGATGGTTCTAAAGAGCTTTCAAGAGAATCAGTTATGCTTGCTGTTTATAGTGCTCTTTTACCTGGTGAGCCAATATCAATTGATAATGCTGAAAACGATTTAAAAACTATATTCTTTTCTGAAAGAAGGTATGATCTTGGACGTGTAGGTCGTTATAAGCTTTCTAAAAAATTTGGGTTTGATGATTTAACCACATCAGTTTTAACTATGGGTGACATTGTTAACACCATATCTCATCTTTTAAGAATATATGAAGGTCACGATGTTCTTGATGATATTGATCATTTGGGAAATAGAAGAGTGCGTTCTGTTGGAGAGCTGCTTACCAATATATATAAAGGTGCGATGTCAAGGGTTGAAAAAATCGCTAAGGATAGAATGTCTAATAAGGAAGTTTTTAATCTAAAACCTCAAGAATTAATAAGCGTTAAGCCTATTGTATCTGCTGTGAAAGAATTTTTTGCGACTAGCCAACTTTCTCAGTTTATGGATCAGGTCAATCCTTTGGCCGAACTTACTCATAAAAGGCGTCTTAATGCTCTTGGACCAGGAGGGCTTTCAAGAGATAGAGCAGGATTTGAAGTAAGAGACGTTCATTACACCCATTATGGGAGAATGTGCCCTATTGAAACTCCCGAAGGACCAAATATTGGACTTATTGTTTCTTTAGCTACTTATTCTAGAGTTAATGATTATGGATTTTTAGAAACTCCCTATAGGAAAGTTATTGATGGAGAAGTGACTGATGAATTGGAATATTTATCTGCTATTGATGAGGAGAAGAAATGTATTGCTCAGGCTAATGCTGCTTTTAATTCTGACGGCAAGTACCTTGAAGATTTAGTTTCTGTTAGAATTTCTGGTGATTATACTACAACAAATCCTAAAAATATAGATTATATGGATGTTTCTCCTAGACAGTTAATTTCAGTATCTTCAGCATTAATTCCTTTTCTTGAGCACAATGATGCAAATCGAGCTCTTATGGGTTCTAATATGCAAAGACAAGCGGTACCTTTGCTTTTTCCTAAACCGCCTATTGTTGGTACTGGTATGGAAAGTATTGTTGCAAAGGATTCAGGAGTAGTAATTAAGGCCAAAAGAAGTGGGGAAGTTATTTTTGCGACAAGTAATAAAATAGTTATTAGACCTTTTGAATCAGAGAATTCTAAAGATGTAGATGAGTATCATATTGTTAAATATGAAAGGACAAATCAAGATACTTGTTTTAATCAATCTGTTTTGGTTAAAGAGGGACAAGAAGTTGAAAAGGGTGAGATAATAGCTGATGGTCCTGCTACTAGATATGGAGAGCTTGCTCTTGGCAATAATTTATTGTTAGGAGTTATTCCTTGGAATGGATTTAATTATGAGGATGCTATATTGATTTCTGATAGAATTGTAAAGGAAGATCTTTATACATCTATTCATATTAAAGAATTTAGCATAGAAGTAAGAGAAACTAAACTTGGGCCTGAAAAGGTTACGGGGGATATACCTAATGTTAGTGAGAAAATACTAAATAAATTAGATGAAAATGGAATTATACGGATAGGAACATATGTGAAGCCTGGCGATATTCTTGTTGGTAAAGTTACTCCAAAGTCAGAAGGAGACATTACCCCTGAATTTAGGCTTTTGACTTCAATTTTTGGAGAAAAAGCAAAAGATGTTAAAAATAATTCATTAAAAGTTCCTCATGGTACCGAAGGCACAGTTATTGATGTTCAAAGGATTACTAAAGAGGATGTTGGGAATCTTTCTCCTGGGGTTGAGGAGATACTTAAAGTTTACGTTGCTAAAAAAAGGAAGCTTAAAGAGGGTGACAAAATGGCTGGGCGACATGGCAATAAGGGTGTTGTTGCAAAAATTCTTCCTGTTGAAGATATGCCCTATCTTGCAGATGGAACTCCTCTTGATATATGCTTAAATCCTTTAGGAGTTCCATCTAGAATGAATATTGGACAGCTAATGGAATCGCAATTAGGCCTTGCTGGTAAATATCTTAGTGAATCTTATAATGTTCCTGTTTTTGAGTCTGCTACAAATGAACAAATCCAAGAAAAATTGAAAAAAGCTGGATTTAATGCAACTTCTAAAGAGATTTTATATGATGGTTATACAGGAGAGCCGTTTGAAAATGAAGTAATGGTTGGAGTGATTTATATGCTTAAGCTACATCATCTTGTTGATGATAAAATGCATGCAAGATCAACAGGACCATATTCTCTTGTTTCTCAGCAGCCTCTTGGAGGAAAAGCTCAGTTTGGTGGACAAAGACTTGGAGAAATGGAAGTTTGGGCTCTTGAAGCTTATGGTGCAGCTCATACTCTTCAGGAACTTTTAACAGTCAAATCTGATGATATGACGGGTAGAGTTAAGATATATGAAAATATAGTGAAAGGTATTCCTACTAATGTGTCAGGAATTCCTGAGTCTTTTAATGTGTTAATGCAAGAGCTTAGAGGACTTGGACTTGATTTGTCAATTTACGATGATAATGGGAATCAAGTTCCTTTGACAGAAAAGGAAGAAGAATTGATTAATAAAAACTAG
- a CDS encoding preprotein translocase subunit SecE — protein sequence MFRFIKESILELKKITWPKYNEVVGNGKQVFWLVFFVSIFLGVVDYLMFLVVTYVF from the coding sequence GTGTTTAGGTTTATCAAAGAGAGTATCTTAGAGCTTAAGAAGATAACATGGCCTAAGTATAATGAGGTGGTTGGCAATGGAAAGCAAGTTTTTTGGTTGGTATTTTTTGTTTCAATCTTCTTGGGTGTAGTTGATTACCTTATGTTTCTTGTTGTAACTTATGTATTTTAG
- a CDS encoding glutamate transporter → MNVKINFFFTLPIGIFLGLFFPLGIYSSLSHAFIRLSYLSLVPFLIFSIPLGIENIIENKNFKNLFNKTIYYGILINLSGVAVSITAAIIYLPQRIPILEKNIQNTYFFEKEALLETFFPKNIFKIFTSSNPNLLSIYMISIIIGISFYYAKQKGRIARELMLSASNLFYHTNGFIVNILNVGIIFIAADYTTNLKSFKDYQNYTNSITFFLVWTIIILFVILPTISYRLTKSFGMVYKGIFASFQNIIFSGLTKDSYSPYAILIENIKNERINIKKSIIINIPLINFVSKFGTIFISVISFFIILKSYSSLPISIYEISYMSILSFFFVFAFPHIPNSLIYVITMLCSTYTKGIELNVSNITPMLPILTSLALMIDFAFNIAIIHIINFKELKEQ, encoded by the coding sequence ATGAACGTAAAAATCAATTTTTTTTTCACTCTGCCCATCGGAATCTTTTTGGGATTGTTTTTCCCTCTTGGAATTTATAGTTCTTTATCCCATGCTTTTATCAGATTGTCATACCTATCTCTTGTTCCTTTTTTGATATTTTCAATTCCATTAGGAATTGAAAATATCATTGAAAATAAAAACTTTAAAAACCTCTTTAATAAAACCATTTATTATGGGATTTTGATTAACTTGTCTGGAGTTGCTGTATCAATAACAGCTGCAATAATATATCTCCCACAAAGAATTCCAATACTAGAAAAAAACATACAAAACACATATTTTTTTGAAAAAGAGGCTTTATTAGAAACATTTTTCCCAAAAAATATTTTCAAAATATTTACGTCTAGCAATCCAAATCTACTAAGCATCTATATGATTTCAATAATAATAGGCATCAGTTTTTATTATGCAAAACAAAAAGGCAGAATAGCTAGAGAGCTAATGCTAAGCGCATCTAATCTTTTTTACCATACAAATGGATTTATTGTAAATATACTAAATGTAGGAATTATTTTTATAGCAGCAGATTACACCACAAACTTGAAAAGCTTTAAGGATTATCAAAATTATACAAATAGCATAACATTCTTTTTGGTATGGACAATTATCATTTTATTCGTAATATTACCAACAATTAGCTATAGATTAACAAAAAGCTTTGGTATGGTATATAAAGGAATCTTTGCATCATTTCAAAACATAATATTTTCAGGATTAACAAAAGACTCTTATTCCCCTTATGCCATATTAATAGAAAATATTAAAAATGAAAGAATAAACATAAAAAAATCTATAATTATTAATATACCTTTAATAAATTTTGTTTCTAAATTTGGGACTATTTTTATTTCAGTAATATCATTCTTTATAATTTTGAAATCATACTCCAGCTTACCTATTTCAATATATGAAATAAGCTACATGAGCATTTTATCATTTTTCTTTGTCTTTGCATTTCCTCATATACCAAATAGCTTGATTTATGTAATCACAATGCTTTGCTCTACTTATACAAAAGGAATAGAACTAAATGTTTCTAATATCACGCCAATGCTACCAATATTAACCTCATTAGCTTTAATGATAGACTTCGCTTTTAATATTGCAATCATTCATATAATAAACTTTAAAGAATTAAAAGAACAATAA
- the rplL gene encoding 50S ribosomal protein L7/L12 (present in two forms; L12 is normal, while L7 is aminoacylated at the N-terminal serine; the only multicopy ribosomal protein; 4:1 ratio of L7/L12 per ribosome; two L12 dimers bind L10; critically important for translation efficiency and fidelity; stimulates GTPase activity of translation factors) encodes MALNKEDILTWLEGAKTIEVVDLVTAIEEKFGVTAAAVAAVGVGAVSAGSADSEEQTEFDVILMSFGDSKINVIKEVRAITGLGLGEAKTLVESAPKAIKEGLSKSDAEELKKKLEAVGAKVEVK; translated from the coding sequence ATGGCACTAAATAAAGAAGATATTTTAACCTGGCTTGAGGGTGCAAAAACCATAGAAGTTGTTGATCTTGTGACAGCTATTGAGGAAAAATTTGGAGTAACTGCTGCTGCTGTTGCTGCGGTTGGGGTAGGTGCTGTTTCAGCAGGTTCAGCTGATTCTGAAGAACAAACCGAATTTGATGTAATTCTTATGTCTTTTGGTGATAGCAAAATAAATGTTATAAAAGAGGTTAGAGCTATTACAGGGCTTGGTCTGGGTGAAGCTAAGACTTTAGTTGAATCTGCTCCTAAAGCTATTAAAGAAGGCCTTTCTAAGTCAGATGCTGAAGAATTGAAAAAGAAACTTGAGGCAGTTGGCGCAAAAGTTGAAGTTAAATAA
- a CDS encoding 50S ribosomal protein L33, with translation MGKKKGKGAVELISLICEETGIRNYTTTKNRRNKQEKLELMKYCPKLRKHTLHKEGKIK, from the coding sequence ATGGGTAAAAAGAAGGGAAAAGGAGCTGTTGAGCTTATATCTTTGATTTGCGAAGAAACAGGAATTAGGAATTATACCACTACTAAGAATAGACGTAATAAGCAAGAAAAGTTAGAGTTGATGAAATATTGTCCAAAGTTACGAAAGCATACTCTTCATAAAGAAGGAAAAATAAAATAA